One window from the genome of Hoplias malabaricus isolate fHopMal1 chromosome X2, fHopMal1.hap1, whole genome shotgun sequence encodes:
- the LOC136676742 gene encoding poly(A) RNA polymerase GLD2-like: MFPRSPAFPHKHGQKRPNSVFTQCLFPNAFSQPQQMESHLNLTNTNAHCQPLNAFPLIPTYQWKPAPYVSLTSPNGSKTKNRKRKSDGLSEDDLKRKRVGSPHPYEHPGKTSRFSPGTMGACSLIRSPMHTPSTSKSVGHVPCLREESLLNANSSLPQSLIKDKLSQQIMELFLACEQQSEDLERKESCRAQLQRDIQGLFPCARVFLAGSSLNGFGSRSSDADLCLVVQDGPVNQRTDAVYILSLVRKLLFKLSYIEKPQLIRAKVPILKFTHRISGVEFDLNVNNVVGIRNTFLLRTYAYIEKRVRPLILVIKKWASHHRINDASRGTLSSYTLVLMVLHYLQTLPEPVIPCLQKDYPECFNPVMDIHSVPEGPKSIPPFVSKNHSSLGDLFLGFLKYYATVFKWDKYVISVREAKTLPKPNTWEWRDKLVCVEEPFDGSNTARAVHEKMKFDAIKAQFTESWQVLQVRKDLNYILPTRETRPKR, translated from the exons ATGTTTCCAAGATCTCCTGCCTTCCCCCATAAACATGGGCAGAAAAGGCCTAACAGTGTATTCACTCAATGCCTTTTCCCAAATGCCTTCTCACAGCCGCAACAAATGGAGTCACATCTGAACCTCACTAACACAAA TGCACACTGCCAACCTTTGAATGCATTCCCTCTGATCCCGACCTATCAATGGAAGCCTGCCCCTTATGTCTCTTTGACCAGTCCAAATGGCTCAAAAACCAAAAACAGAAA GAGAAAAAGTGATGGCCTCAGTGAAGATGACCTGAAGAGGAAGCGTGTCGGTTCTCCCCATCCATATGAACATCCAGGCAAGACGTCCAGGTTCAGCCCAGGAACTATGGGGGCTTGCTCTTTAATTCGTTCTCCTATGCACACCCCTAGCACCTCAAAATCCGTAGGCCATGTGCCATGTCTCAGGGAAGAATCCCTTCTGAATGCCAACAGCAGTTTGCCACAATCCCTCATCAAAGATAAG CTGAGCCAGCAGATCATGGAGCTGTTCCTAGCTTGTGAGCAGCAGAGTGAAGACCTGGAGAGGAAGGAGTCTTGTCGGGCACAGTTACAGAGAGATATTCAGGGACTCTTTCCAT GTGCCAGGGTGTTCTTAGCAGGGTCATCTCTGAATGGTTTTGGTAGTCGTAGCAGTGATGCTGATCTCTGCCTCGTTGTTCAAGATGGGCCA GTGAATCAGCGAACAGATGCTGTGTATATACTCAGTCTTGTACGAAAGCTGTTATTCAAATTGT CTTACATTGAGAAACCTCAGCTCATCAGAGCAAAAGTGCCCATACTGAAGTTCACACATCGAATCAG tggagTGGAGTTTGATTTGAATGTTAACAATGTTGTTGGCATTAGAAACACCTTCCTTCTACGGACATATGCATACA TTGAAAAACGAGTTCGTCCCCTTATCCTTGTGATCAAAAAGTGGGCCAGTCATCACAGGATAAATGATGCAAGTCGTGGAACCCTTAGTAGCTACACACTGGTGTTGATGGTCTTACATTACCTTCAGA CTCTTCCAGAACCTGTCATTCCTTGCCTCCAGAAAGATTATCCA GAGTGCTTCAACCCAGTAATGGATATTCACTCTGTACCAGAAGGGCCCAAGAGCATTCCTCCCTTTGTATCAAAGAACCACTCATCTCTTGGAGACCTATTCCTAGGCTTCCTGAAATACTATGCCACTGTTTTCAA ATGGGACAAGTATGTCATCTCTGTACGTGAAGCAAAAACTCTCCCTAAACCAAACACCTGGGAGTGGAGAGACAAGCTCGTCTGTGTGGAGG AGCCATTTGatggatcaaacacagccagAGCTGTTCATGAGAAAATGAAGTTTGATGCCATTAAGGCACAGTTCACAGAG tCCTGGCAGGTGTTACAGGTGAGGAAAGATCTGAACTACATTTTACCCACCAGAGAGACAAGGCCAAAAAGATAA
- the LOC136677034 gene encoding metaxin-3-like isoform X1, translating into MAAPMELLCWGGDWDLPSVHTESLIVLTYAKFAGASLTVKPVDWTWRTITASIPQLYYEGNSVTEPTQILNFLRKNRVNADYELSAKQGADTMAYIALLEEKLRPALLHTFWVDAENYANLTRPWFASHSPFPLNFFVPARQASLALSRILLTKAEAPLHSITEVEGKIYNEAKECLNLLSHRLGTSHFFFGNVPTSLDAFVFGYLAPLHKASLPSGQLQQHLKQLHNLCQFCSTILRNYFNEASSGSSPTSQDAVDANLQKLTQLVNKESNLIEKMDDNLRSSPQHRPSRPHRPEPKPSSLSTERNSTPA; encoded by the exons ATGGCGGCACCCATGGAGCTCCTCTGCTGGGGAGGAGACTGGGATTTACCCTCTGTACACACGGAATCTCTCATTGTGCTG ACATATGCAAAATTTGCTGGTGCCAGTCTTACAGTGAAGCCAGTGGACTGGACGTGGAGGACTATTACAG CGTCCATTCCACAGCTGTACTATGAGGGAAATTCAGTGACAGAACCTACACAGATTCTCAACTTCCTtagaaaaaat AGAGTCAATGCAGACTATGAACTGTCGGCGAAGCAGGGGGCTGACACCATGGCCTACATAGCGCTGTTGGAGGAGAAACTACGGCCCGCTTTG CTCCACACATTTTGGGTGGACGCAGAGAACTATGCCAACCTAACGAGGCCATGGTTCGCATCACACTCTCCGTTCCCTCTCAACTTCTTTGTTCCAGCTCGCCAGGCCAGTCTTGCCCTGTCCAGGATCCTCCTGACCAAAGCAGAGGCTCCCCTACACTCCATCACTGAAGTAGAAGGAAAG ATCTACAATGAAGCCAAAGAGTGTCTGAACTTGCTCTCTCACAGACTGGGGACCTCACACTTCTTCTTTGGCAACGT gCCCACAAGTTTGGATGCCTTTGTCTTTGGCTATCTAGCTCCACTTCATAAAGCCAGCCTGCCTAGCGGTCAACTCCAACAGCACTTGAAACAACTTCATAACCTCTGCCAGTTCTGCAGCACCATCCTCAGAAACTATTTTAATGAGGCCAGCTCTG GCTCTTCTCCCACTAGCCAGGACGCAGTTGATGCAAACCTCCAGAAACTGACGCAGCTTGTTAACAAAGAGTCCAACCTTATTGAAAAG ATGGACGATAACCTTCGCAGTAGCCCCCAGCACAGACCCAGCAGACCTCACAGACCCGAACCCAAACCTTCATCTCTGTCCACTGAGAGGAACTCAACCCCTGCCTAA
- the LOC136677351 gene encoding cardiomyopathy-associated protein 5-like, which translates to MEPRSGAECGRTEPEVERLEGEGMEAACIDDQEVEELHNSLKEVVQDPAVKPKLQCLMVDPSFSMVTVQSEDSGIVWETASSRCSTPWASEASSPSDAFSMEGSGTQGNIVIIMDEDKIKRRKKTSRGKLGDRFKRRLSGAAIGEERPAMIEVSVPNIRPENSDGAQSAEIKPDKDQELFNLISEGFEILNIVVPSKLPTVDEEDSTELPENLSYLEDSPKIKSKCKPSENAATETDSEAVPIDSQETIDECQRDSLQAFADDQQKKEETDLDYLEKFTLLDQNAPVDISEKPELIETDQQEKPQVPQEKEKVNDAIEDSFVIISDVEIASEHLDEVFYGASCHKETELPSYSKLDKKHLERQSSKTLKECGATLFGSQECILIPVYLPSGPPKIIDQDLLDEPRAMSFHYSDLYEDAVGDRKKDDDISDVESVVSEKSFKRRFSDSDDADGYLEKFILKDDSTVVEDAPEVDSKAGDRMIWPQNKFEMTGCLIRVKEEPETEEDGSQSELEGKEDAIQGQIEPPDCSKDCGSGEVMKTGCARGKDVSEALGDGAHCGTATGCAIAKVVSVDKLPQKVAEVPKTLKHETDLQSSVLKEHIKVQTVRTNKEREVELKHGRRHVPVGVVQDKVIKRKDEPQKHEETSNTTIETALQDGTEDIHKASDSIVKAEETVITKEEASDKRQQHKSKSAENVELDLVVKARKKDNSVSTTNEQVLIIPHEDVSQKEIHKDEKVLTSTALVHEKAEELKTTHSVENITVAKHEDKMEVTPALLPCASEIHENKQVHAVVDEVNIKNKMQEQAPDKSMALEVDDHVMIKSEATDIEVKSDLKKEATEELLLRQKDKTEKKVLEHKVKTEKTKQEKESTGETAIPSKMPERCKVPKEKNKIEDLSLPVGSLNEVLKHVSTTEKVLEEKSETTEKVVELKDKLPTSDNILEKKIELRELAGDSVSISTLQKETPVALSSMPSIPREDVLPAVTVFEEVCKKEKHELVDAILKESQKGKETKEQHAETVSLIPAAESLEDSSTVIVPNEVMHKQKDSEIRETIGKVPESVHPAAAVENDTEQELEGRSEIKSKKVLLKDTHKENIWRTLEPTTPPPPTEIQELSTMRVSPLQLPKYIREDDEDLVVEEKLKRGTGLFSTLRSFSPHEDLSGFGRETDEHDLNNEIIEDLGYEMVNKQEAGQAESEVVVGNEGDQELAFFQGKSAEQTSEASYEFIEDLEGTQSSEFEHLIEEIKIQPMDAFCLVCRCPILMSDGGHQKHEVSSLDKAFDDIKDQLSNWISLLQERSENIEDMVSELELAYNSVEEQCKDSEKAMEAQNEEVLKLVMDQYNEMSQTMEDEKKVKLEQLYDQIVSFQANIDSAKETMEKTTKEMDEKEDFAFVSSYKDIDARLKTALESTMSLELGPRGLLVFEDYAKGTKGNERKNREVIPVPQQPHIQPQEANSATSTSVTVYWTINEGDIIDCFQVYCMEEPQGVISEEYRVTVKESYCNLEDLEPDKCYKVWVMAVNYTGCSLPSERLSFKTAPSVPVIHPESCTVLWDSATIRWNTAQPSTVESFTLEYCRQYAMEGEGLRSVSGIKGNEHKVLLPPNENFLFYIKSVNAAGASEQSEAALISTRGTRFHLLNETVNPVLKVSEDRNSVEYPLDTYNEMLSIIECPAVMGEMLPLVGYHYWETVVAGCKAYRIGVAYQTAPKNSTVGDNSASWCLHCVPTSISCRFELLHENVESDIFVVDVPARIGTLLDFIQGRLAFFNAQNGQCLGSFQQSFTQPCSPVFVLESAGILELKMTTEVPEFAKHW; encoded by the exons ATGGAGCCCCGCTCTGGAGCAGAGTGTGGCCGGACTGAGCCGGAGGTTGAGCGCCTTGAGGGAGAGGGGATGGAGGCGGCGTGTATCGACGACCAAGAGGTCGAGGAACTACACAACAG TTTAAAAGAAGTTGTCCAGGATCCAGCCGTGAAGCCCAAACTCCAGTGCCTTATGGTGGACCCATCCTTCTCCATGGTGACAGTtcagagtgaggacagtggtaTTGTATGGGAAACAGCTTCCAGCAGGTGCTCGACCCCATGGGCATCAGAGGCCAGTTCCCCATCAGATGCATTCAGCATGGAAGGATCAGGGACCCAGGGTAATATTGTCATCATAATGGATGAAGACAAAAtcaagaggaggaaaaaaacaagcagAGGAAAATTGGGTGACAGATTTAAGAGACGATTGTCAGGTGCAGCAATAGGAGAAGAACGACCTGCAATGATTGAGGTGTCTGTGCCAAATATAAGACCAGAAAATTCAGATGGTGCTCAATCAGCAGAAATTAAGCCAGATAAGGATCAAGAACTCTTTAACCTGATTTCTGAAGGATTTGAAATCCTCAATATTGTTGTGCCATCAAAACTTCCTACAGTGGATGAGGAGGACAGTACTGAGCTGCCAGAAAATCTGTCTTATTTGGAGGACTCACCAAAAATCAAATCCAAATGCAAGCCCTCAGAAAATGCAGCCACTGAAACTGACTCTGAGGCTGTACCCATAGACAGTCAAGAAACAATAGATGAGTGTCAGAGGGACTCATTACAAGCCTTTGCTGATGATCaacaaaagaaagaagagaCAGATTTGGACTATTTGGAGAAATTCACACTGTTAGATCAAAATGCACCAGTTGATATCTCTGAGAAACCTGAGCTCATAGAAACTGACCAACAAGAGAAACCTCAGGTGcctcaagaaaaagaaaaagtcaaTGACGCAATTGAGGACTCCTTTGTCATTATCAGTGATGTAGAAATTGCAAGTGAACATCTAGATGAAGTGTTTTATGGAGCAAGTTGTCATAAAGAAACTGAACTTCCATCTTACTCTAAATTAGACAAGAAACATTTAGAAAGACAAAGTTCAAAAACTCTCAAGGAATGCGGTGCAACTTTGTTTGGCAGTCAGGAATGCATACTTATTCCTGTTTATCTGCCCTCTGGGCCTCCCAAAATCATAGACCAGGATCTCCTTGATGAGCCAAGAGCAATGTCCTTTCATTACTCAGACCTTTATGAAGATGCAGTAGGAGACAGGAAGAAAGATGATGACATCTCAGATGTAGAAAGTGTCGTATCAGAAAAATCCTTTAAAAGACGTTTTTCTGACTCTGATGATGCAGATGGCTATCTAgagaaattcattttaaaagatgaCAGTACAGTAGTTGAAGACGCACCAGAAGTAGACTCTAAAGCGGGTGATCGAATGATATGGCCACAGAATAAATTTGAAATGACTGGATGTTTAATTCGTGTCAAGGAGGAACCTGAGACAGAAGAGGATGGTAGTCAATCAGAGTTAGAGGGCAAAGAAGATGCAATCCAAGGGCAGATTGAACCTCCAGATTGTTCAAAAGACTGTGGATCAGGTGAAGTAATGAAAACTGGATGTGCAAGAGGGAAAGATGTTTCAGAGGCTTTAGGAGATGGTGCTCATTGTGGTACAGCAACTGGCTGTGCAATAGCAAAAGTTGTCTCAGTTGACAAGCTTCCCCAGAAAGTTGCTGAGGtaccaaaaacattaaaacacgaAACGGATTTACAAAGTTCTGTATTGAAAGAACATATCAAAGTGCAAACTGTAAGAACAAACAAAGAACGTGAAGTTGAATTAAAACATGGCCGTCGTCATGTTCCTGTTGGTGTAGTGCAAGACAAAGTGATTAAAAGGAAAGATGAACCACAGAAACACGAAGAAACAAGTAATACAACCATAGAAACTGCTTTGCAGGATGGCACAGAGGATATTCATAAGGCAAGTGATAGCATAGTTAAAGCTGAAGAAACTGTTATTACTAAGGAAGAAGCATCAGACAAAAGGCAGCAACATAAAAGTAAGTCAGCAGAAAATGTTGAACTTGATTTAGTGGTGAAGGCAAGGAAAAAAGACAATTCTGTGTCAACTACAAATGAACAAGTGCTAATTATACCTCATGAAGATGTCAGTCAAAAGGAGATTCATAAAGATGAAAAGGTATTAACGAGTACAGCCCTTGTACATGAAAAGGCTGAGGAGTTAAAGACcacacactctgtagagaataTAACGGTTGCTAAGCATGAAGATAAAATGGAAGTTACTCCAGCATTATTGCCATGTGCATCTGAAATTCATGAAAATAAGCAGGTGCATGCTGTAGTAGATGAAGTGAACATCAAAAATAAGATGCAGGAACAAGCCCCTGACAAATCTATGGCCCTAGAGGTGGATGACCATGTTATGATAAAAAGTGAAGCTACAGACATTGAAGTTAAAAGCGATCTTAAAAAGGAAGCTACAGAGGAATTGCTGTTAAGGCAAAAAGACAAGACTGAAAAGAAAGTTTTAGAACACAAGGTCAAGACAGAAAAGACAAAACAGGAAAAAGAGAGTACAGGAGAAACAGCCATTCCAAGCAAGATGCCGGAAAGATGCAAAGTGccgaaagagaaaaataaaattgaagATTTATCATTGCCTGTTGGAAGTCTGAATGAGGTCCTTAAGCATGTGTCTACAACTGAGAAAGTTTTAGAAGAGAAATCAGAAACAACAGAGAAAGTTGTTGAGCTTAAAGATAAGTTACCAACAAGTGACAATATCCTGGAGAAAAAGATTGAATTAAGAGAACTTGCTGGAGATAGTGTTTCAATCAGCACGCTCCAAAAGGAAACTCCTGTGGCACTTTCCTCTATGCCATCTATTCCACGAGAAGATGTGTTACCAGCAGTAACCGTGTTTGAGGAGGTATGCAAGAAAGAAAAGCACGAATTGGTAGATGCAATTTTAAAAGAATcacaaaaaggaaaagaaaccaAGGAGCAACATGCTGAAACAGTTTCACTTATCCCTGCTGCAGAAAGCCTGGAAGATTCTTCCACAGTAATTGTACCAAATGAGGTGATGCACAAACAGAAGGACAGTGAGATAAGAGAAACTATTGGTAAGGTTCCTGAGTCAGTACACCCTGCAGCTGCAGTGGAAAATGATACAGAGCAAGAATTGGAAGGTAGAAGTGAGATTAAATCGAAAAAAGTACTTTTGAAAGATAcacataaagaaaatatatggaGAACTCTGGAGCCCACAACTCCTCCCCCTCCAACAGAGATTCAGGAACTATCAACAATGAGGGTTTCACCTTTACAACTACCAAAATATATCAGAGAAGATGATGAGGACCTTGTTGTAGAAGAAAAATTGAAAAGGGGTACAGGTCTCTTCTCAACCCTGAGGAGCTTCAGCCCACATGAAGACCTTTCAGGGTTTGGCCGTGAAACAGATGAGCATGATTTGAACAATGAAATCATTGAGGATCTGGGCTATGAGATGGTCAATAAGCAAGAAGCAGGACAAGCAGAATCAGAAGTAGTTGTAGGGAACGAAGGAGATCAAGAACTTGCTTTTTTCCAAGGTAAATCTGCAGAGCAGACAAGTGAAGCAAGCTATGAGTTTATTGAGGACTTGGAAGGTACCCAGTCGTCCGAGTTTGAACATTTGATCGAGGAAATTAAAATTCAACCAATGGATGCATTCTGCCTTGTCTGCCGCTGCCCGATATTGATGAGTGATGGTGGGCACCAAAAGCATGAAGTGTCATCATTGGATAAAGCATTTGATGACATCAAG GATCAACTGAGTAACTGGATATCACTGTTACAAGAAAGATCAGAAAATATTGAAGACATGGTATCTGAACTTGAGCTGGCTTACAATTCAGTGGAG GAGCAGTGCAAGGACAGTGAGAAAGCCATGGAAGCACAGAATGAGGAGGTGCTGAAGCTTGTGATGGATCAGTATAATGAAATGTCTCAGACAATGGAGGATGAAAAGAAGGTCAAGCTTGAGCAGCTATATGATCAAATAGTCTCTTTCCAAGCTAACATCGACTCAGCCAAAGAGACCATGGAGAAGACCACAAAGGAAATGGACGAGAAGGAAGACTTTGCATTTGTATCT TCATACAAAGACATTGATGCAAG GTTAAAAACAGCTTTAGAATCCACCATGTCGCTTGAGCTTGGCCCTCGAGGTCTCCTTGTGTTTGAAGACTACGCCAAAGGCACCAAAGGAAACGAGAGGAAAAATCGGGAAGTTATTCCAG TGCCTCAGCAACCTCATATTCAGCCTCAGGAGGCCAATTCTGCCACAAGTACCTCTGTCACCGTGTACTGGACAATCAATGAAGGAGACATCATCGACTGCTTCCAGGTCTACTGCATGGAGGAACCACAAGGAG TGATCTCTGAGGAGTACAGAGTGACAGTGAAGGAGAGTTACTGTAACCTGGAAGATCTGGAGCCAGATAAGTGTTATAAGGTGTGGGTGATGGCGGTGAACTACACTGGCTGCAGTCTACCCAGTGAAAGACTGTCTTTTAAAACAG CCCCCTCGGTTCCAGTGATCCATCCTGAGTCCTGTACGGTGCTGTGGGACTCTGCTACAATTCGCTGGAACACAGCACAGCCCAGCACTGTAGAGAGCTTCACTTTGGAGTACTGCCGCCAGTACGCCATGGAAGGAGAGGGTCTAAG ATCAGTGTCTGGGATAAAAGGCAATGAGCACAAGGTCCTTCTACCACCCAATGAGAACTTCCTCTTCTACATCAAATCAGTGAATGCAGCAGGAGCCAGTGAACAGAGCGAGGCAGCCCTTATCTCCACAAGAG GTACCAGGTTCCACTTACTGAACGAAACCGTGAATCCAGTGCTTAAGGTTTCGGAGGACAGGAACTCAGTGGAGTATCCTCTAGACACCTACAATGAGATGTTATCAATTATTGA GTGTCCAGCAGTGATGGGAGAGATGTTGCCTCTGGTTGGGTATCACTATTGGGAAACGGTGGTTGCTGGTTGTAAGGCCTACCGCATTGGAGTAGCCTATCAGACAGCGCCGAAGAACAGCACAGTGGGGGACAACAGCGCCTCCTGGTGCCTTCACTGTGTACCAACATCAATCAG CTGCAGGTTTGAGCTGCTTCATGAAAACGTGGAGTCGGATATCTTCGTGGTGGATGTTCCTGCTCGTATTGGTACTCTGCTGGACTTCATACAGGGCCGGCTGGCCTTCTTTAATGCTCAGAATGGTCAATGTCTGGGCTCGTTCCAGCAGTCTttcactcagccctgcagtcCAGTTTTTGTGCTGGAGAGCGCTGGTATTCTGGAGCTCAAGATGACCACGGAGGTGCCAGAGTTCGCCAAACACTGGTAG
- the LOC136677034 gene encoding metaxin-3-like isoform X2 — protein MAAPMELLCWGGDWDLPSVHTESLIVLTYAKFAGASLTVKPVDWTWRTITASIPQLYYEGNSVTEPTQILNFLRKNRVNADYELSAKQGADTMAYIALLEEKLRPALLHTFWVDAENYANLTRPWFASHSPFPLNFFVPARQASLALSRILLTKAEAPLHSITEVEGKIYNEAKECLNLLSHRLGTSHFFFGNVPTSLDAFVFGYLAPLHKASLPSGQLQQHLKQLHNLCQFCSTILRNYFNEASSDGR, from the exons ATGGCGGCACCCATGGAGCTCCTCTGCTGGGGAGGAGACTGGGATTTACCCTCTGTACACACGGAATCTCTCATTGTGCTG ACATATGCAAAATTTGCTGGTGCCAGTCTTACAGTGAAGCCAGTGGACTGGACGTGGAGGACTATTACAG CGTCCATTCCACAGCTGTACTATGAGGGAAATTCAGTGACAGAACCTACACAGATTCTCAACTTCCTtagaaaaaat AGAGTCAATGCAGACTATGAACTGTCGGCGAAGCAGGGGGCTGACACCATGGCCTACATAGCGCTGTTGGAGGAGAAACTACGGCCCGCTTTG CTCCACACATTTTGGGTGGACGCAGAGAACTATGCCAACCTAACGAGGCCATGGTTCGCATCACACTCTCCGTTCCCTCTCAACTTCTTTGTTCCAGCTCGCCAGGCCAGTCTTGCCCTGTCCAGGATCCTCCTGACCAAAGCAGAGGCTCCCCTACACTCCATCACTGAAGTAGAAGGAAAG ATCTACAATGAAGCCAAAGAGTGTCTGAACTTGCTCTCTCACAGACTGGGGACCTCACACTTCTTCTTTGGCAACGT gCCCACAAGTTTGGATGCCTTTGTCTTTGGCTATCTAGCTCCACTTCATAAAGCCAGCCTGCCTAGCGGTCAACTCCAACAGCACTTGAAACAACTTCATAACCTCTGCCAGTTCTGCAGCACCATCCTCAGAAACTATTTTAATGAGGCCAGCTCTG ATGGACGATAA